CATGTCCGACGTACTATACTCAACAAAGAGACATTTCCCAAATTTTTGCTACAACTGTACTtaagatggaagaagaaccacAAACGAAAATGGATGCTATCCTCACAGAGCTCAGCAATCTCCTGgctgagcttgaagagcaaCCTGGAAACGTCTTTTTCCTACGACGTCAGATCGTATTAATGCGGTCCTTGGGGATGACTGCTGAGGTCATAGATGCTTATGCCAAGCTCTCCAGCCTTATCATGCTCCAGGAGGGTAAATGAATACCTTAGTAGGCGAAAGGAGGTAAAGATTGCTAATCATGTGCGCAGAGGAATGGCTGACGTATCTGGATGATTTTATCAACAATGCGGTTAAGCCCTTAGATGTTACTGCTTTCATGGATATCATGGAGAAGTATGTGCAGGCTGAAAGGGATTACCTCTGTGAGCTTTAATTATACAGTTGCTATCCAAACTTTCTAATGCTTAATCCTTTAGCCCCTTCCATAATCCTCCAACACGTCAAATTCATCATTACGTGCTTCAAGGCCAGCCATAACCCTCAGTCTTCCGAGGAGGCGATGGAAGTAGcggttgatgaagaagtgtCTGCTTTCCTAGACATTGAAACAACGCGAGGGCTTATCAAGGCCGCGGTAGATTTGGGAAATGGACTGTTGAGCGAAAGTCAACAGCTATGGCAATTGTGGATTGACTGGGAATTGGGATTATTGGAAGGAGCAAAGGGCACGGGGAAGCGAGAAGCTATTGAAAATGTCCATGACGTATACCTTCAACGCCTAGCTATACCACATTCCAGTACGCTAAGCACTCTTGCAGCACTTCTAGATAAGTAAGCGCTGACCGGAAATTGTCTAGCGATTGACCAAACCACGAGTGCTTACTCCAATTTCTGTTCAACATATTGTAATGAAGAATACGAGGAGCGCTTGGTTAAAGCTACAGAAATTTCCCAGACTGCCAAATACAAATGGTCAGGCGAAAGACGAGCTGGAAAGTCTCGAGAAGATTTCGAACTTCAAATTGTGAGTTTGTGTGGTCGTTGGCAGGAATTGACGCGTCAGTTATATGCAACCGATCTTGCAGCACAAGCTCAAGTGTTCATTGAGTACTCTAAATGGGAATCTACCGCCCGCGTCAAACCTACGGCCCATGGTAAAGGCCCTAATGTCGACATAACTCTCACTCGGGCAGTCTTCGAACGGGCTGTCGTTCCGTATGCCAAACTGGCAGCCATGACGCAGAGCTCATTAGATGGAATTAATTTACAATTACAGGAGCAGTCAAAATCtaagaagagcaagacgaaagggaagaagaaggaggatggacCAGAGCCAATGACCTTGGCAGAGCAAAAGCGAATGGCGGAGGAGGCCATACGGGCGTACAAGGATGCTGAGGCTGGCATTTGGGCCAAATACGCCTCCTGGTCGGAGGAAACCATCCATGCGGCCACTGGGACTGAGgtcaggaagaaggcggcCAGAGCCGTGCCGCATTGTGGAAGTGCTTGGGCAGATCTGTTCCAGGATACCGTGAGTGTAGAATTTGATGACAAGAGCTGATAAAACCAGGAAAAGATAACTGCCGATCTCCAGCAACTGGATTCTCTTTTCGAGACTGCCTTGTCTCTTGGTTTACTTTTCATCCCTGAGGGAAGGACAACAGAAATAACAGAATTGTTCTTAGCTCGAGCGGCGTATGAGGCAAGGTTGGCATCAGTCAACGTGGCACTAGGTAAGCCGAAATAACACAAGTTCAGCGCTTACGGTACAGGCGCTGTCCATCCCACGCTTGCGACGATCACCCGTGGACTTGAAACCATTACCAAGGTGAACAAGTCAGGGGACGCAAGCTTGAAACTTGAGAAGTTTGCATTAGATTGGGCGGAGACCATTGCCCCTGAATATCTCGATCAAACCCTTCTCGTCCTCGATAAGCCGATCAAGTCTCGCTCGTCTTCTTATCAATTTGCGTTGCTTCGAGCTAATGTAGAAATGTGAGTCTATACAGTCTGATATTGGAAGCTCTACTCATGTTTGAATAGTCGCCGAGACGACGTTGATCAAGCGCGCGAGATACTTGAAAAGTCGATTCAAAGGACTGATCTCGATTGGCCTGAAGCTATCTACGAAGCATTCATTCAACTTGAAGTTGTCCATGGTAGTCCGCAAACATTGCAAGGTGCCAGAAAaaagattgagaaggagcaagaaAAACTTGCGAAGCGCCGTGAAAAAGCCGCAGCTGAGGCTAGTGCGTATCAAGAACAGTATACTACCGCTGCCATACATGGCGCGGTGACTGGGGCGGTTGATGCGGTGACGGGTGATGGGGAGTCTAAGGGAGCAGACCCGACACAAGAGGCGACGGATTTGGCCGCTACAGCGGCTGCAAATATATCGGCGGCTCCGGTAGCTGCGGTGCAAAGTGGGAAGGACAATACGGAGGAGGTACACCTTAAGCGGGACCGAGAGCATACTACTATTCTTTTGAGTGGCCTGCCTAAGGGCTGTACGCCTGAACGTATTGAaaatttcttctttgaggTAAGCCATTGTACAAATGTCCTTATGTTCTTACGAAACTCACGTACCATAGTGTGGTCCTGTGCGAGAGACGACCATCCTCGTCGACGAGGATGCTATGCACGATTCTGCGCTGGTCGAGTTCAAGAAAGCCGAAGCTATTCCTGATGTACTggaaaaggacaagaagaagtttgaggGAACCCCAGTCTCCGTTTCGATGCTTTGGAGGTCAACTTTGTTCGTCACGAACTTTCCAAGAGAAATGGATGATGCGGGTATCAGAAATCTTTTTAAACAGGTAAGGATGTATCTACACAAGTAATTTGCGAGTCGCTAAAGGCAGAGTGTCGCATAGTATGGGAGGATTCTTGAAACCAGATGGCCTAGCAGAAAATATGCCGACTCGAGGCGATTTTGTTATATCACTATGGAATCCCCCGTTAGTTAAGCCCGCGTCTCTTACCAAGCAAGGAGCTCACACATATCTATAGGCTGCCGCGCAAGAAGCTCTTGTACTGCATGGCTACAAAATTCCCGGAGCTTCTGCCAACTTTGGCCTTACTGTACTTATATCGGATCCATCCGCCAAGACCAAAAGAAGCGATGCAGCGAACTCAACCCTTTTCGTTGGTGGACTAAACAATAAATCAACAGAAGTCGATGTCAAAGGCCTGTTCAATGAGGTGAGCAAGCCCATCAGGGGTTCGGCAATGAAAAGGCTTATGGTGTGAGTACTGTAGTTTGGGACGATAAGCCATATCAAGTTGGGTTGGGATCCTTTGAAAAAGATTTGCAAAGGATTTGCTTTCGTTGAGATGTCTACAGAGGCGGAAGCCAAGGCAGCTTTGAAGCTGCATGGTACTCAGTATAAAGGTAAATATCTCAAGGTGGAAATCAGTGACCCCAACCATGCCAACAAAAAGTCTCAAGAACAGTAAGTCGTAAAATCATGCGATGGCAGCTAACAAAGTAGCAAACCGGACCAAGCTGCTGAAAAACGCCTTCGCTCTGTAAGATTGTCTAACCTTCCGGAAGGTACTCAAGAAGGATTATTGCAGCAAGCGCTAGAAAAGATTGTACCGGTCAGGAGGCTAGAAATGTTCGCTAGGAGTCACGAAGCGCTTGCGGAGTTAGAATCCCAGGCGGTAAATGTTCATGCTGTGATATTATTTGGGTATATGCTGACAACTAGCGCGGTAGGACGTTGGTAAGCTTTTGCTTCGCACAGAGCCATTCACCTTCAACGGCAACGAAATCACTTTCACCGAGCAGCATAAACGACCCCCGCCTGCCAAAGAGACCAAGGACGACAACAGAAACGATAGGGATGTCAAATTGTCTTCGGCTCCTTCTGGACCGTCGACAATGTTTGCCCCGCGCGCCGCCCGTAAAGCTTTGGCTAAACCCCGTCCGACAGCGGTAGCTGCTGCGAAGGCTGTTGCTGCCTCTCCTGGGATTTCTCAGGGACAGGATGACTTCAGGGCTCTGGTAGCGGCCAAAAACAagcaaagggaagaaaaactGAATAGtgcaagagaaggaagcaaTACaagtggagagaagaggaagctaGAGGAGGGGcaggagggggaggaaagTAAGCGAACAAGGACTTAAAACACAGTTGGTGCCGATGATATCATGTATGGATAATGTGAGCCTTAGGTACAAATGCGGCACTGCTCCGTAACCCACGCATGACAGGTCGATAGCATAGCAGTCCTCCTCGCTTTGTGACCCGACCAGAGGACGAAATGTCGGATGTCGATGACTCGATGGAGTAAAAAGTACTAGCGTGTAAGACACATGTTTTGCTTTTCCATCCCTGTCGAGCCATGTTTCCGCCGCCATCTTCGTTCGTTCTCTTCTCTATCCTCTTTTCCGCTCCTTCGTTTATCCTCGAGTCGCGCAGGAGAAAGGTGGGACAGCAGCTACGAAAAACCACTTTTCCTTCGGGATAGGGGCAAGGAAATCGTCTACTTGCGATGACGAGGGATATATACCTCTTGTGTGTCGGCAACACAGACAAGGCTGCCGAGCGTTTCCACGTCGAAACTAACCTATAAATGCCTTCAAACATTTAGGGATCTTCCAGGCCTTTCAGACAGCTCGTCAAACAGCTAGGGATCTCCAGACTTTTGGGACAGCTCTTGAACAACATCCGCATTTTTCACTGTGGAATGTCTTGTACTCGGTCGGTCTTTTTATCTTATGCCATCGTTTGACAAGTTGGTCACAGTTGATACGATAATCAATTCCATCATTGTATGATGCCCTTTTTgttcctctctcctctcgcCGTATCCGCGCACGTACAACGAGCTGAAGACCATCTTTGTTGGCCTTGTTGGCATTGTTCTTATAGCCAATGACTGTCGCTCTTGACGTCCTGTGCTGTCCTTTTTATAGCATCATTACCAGAATATCTCATATACAACTCCAGTAAGCGTTGTGGTGAGGCCAAAAGAACTTACTTCTTTTACAAAAATGGCGTGTTTCTGGTTCTTTCCATTACCATCATAGCATTCCTTGGTATAAGGCTGATTTGTGTTTATCTTCATAGCGTATTGGAACTCAAATGTCTCTGATGTTTTCTCGCTCACGGTCTGAATCGTCTGGATTATTCAAACAGTTAAGAACAGTCCTTATGGCCCGCGACATTCTAGAATTGCAATTCGGCGAAGAAGGCCCCACAGCGATCGTTCTCGATGATCAACAGAAAGATGTCAACTATCGTGACATTGCCAACTGTTCCATTCCTGTTTTTTCAACTCCACCGGTATACCAGATGTCGTATGTTATGGAGTCGCCTATCCTCAGGGGTATACCAGCCAAAACGGCCTACAAATTTATAGCATCTGGCATTTCGTCATCTACAGGAAGGTATTAAATACGGCGAGTGGCATGATCAGGAGTCGCAGCCAATTGCACATAGTTTTTGGACAGAGCGATCAGCCCTCTATGATTGTCTGGCCGACACGAATGATAGTGGGACCCAAGTGGCCTTCAGTTCCTGAGCCCGTAATATCTAGGGAGATTCTCGTGTGTGGACTGTATCCTCTTAACAACTTCGAGAATTGCGAGCTACGGGTAGAAGGCGCGTTATTTTCGGCTTTGGATACGACAGTTACATCAGAAGGTACCTGCCAGCAccaatcatcttcccttaCTTCCGAAAGCCTTGGATGTTCACCGGTATTTTCAGGCAAGGTCCTCGCGCAGCGTTCTGCATCGGTCAGTGGTCGTAGATCGAATGCTCATCACAAAGCACAGCTGCCCACCAGGCTTCCCAACTCTACCAAGAACGATGCATCCCCTCCTGACGCAGTCAATGACTATATCACTCTCAAAAGCGTGCACAGATCGCTTGAACGGCGCATTCTAAATATCCCAGCCGGCAGATATTTACTCAACGAATCTCAAGAGCTCTATATAATTCGCATGCAATCCACTTATGCGACAGTGAGTCACGTGGCCTTCCAATGATGCTTGATGGCTTGCAAGTGCGCGTGATTTCTTGGGCCCTCCACGTGGAGGGAAATAGTGTCATGAATGAGCAAAAAGACATGCCTCAAGTGAGGGAGTATAGCTAGACTAGCACAATTGCTTCAAGAGGGGCTGAGACCCCAGAGCGTCGAGGACAAGATCAGGCTAGACCCAAGGAATCTCTCAACGACATCAATCAGCGAGCCTACCGTCTAGCTGGGCTGCATGGCAGTCCGATAATTTGACAGACGAATGGGTCGAGGCCGCTGGAAGTCGACAAATTATCTCTCAGATAAATGCTCGCTTGGGAGACGTTTCTTTCAGCAGTATTCAAGATTTGTTTGGAGGGGCTACCAATAGTTCTCCAAATATGATCCTTTCTCGGTCGGCCGTTCATTCATGGACCACTTTCCTCGACTTTTCCCTTTGGAAGCCCATCTCAAAGGACGGCCATAACTTTTCGTACCGCTTGTGCTCCAAGGCAGGGTTTTAGGAACTCCAACGAGATATCCCTATTGATCTCACATTGGAAACAGCGCTCAAGATAATGGTGTAAGAGTGGTTAGATTGTTTCATTGACTCTGTCGATTCACCAGCTTCCGTGGACGGCAGACGCAAGCTGGCAAGGACTGTGAGATTTACAAGAGGATTGCCGACAGCATTGAGAAAGGTATTTATGCGAGATGCACTAAAGGATCACCTATCGGAGCATATAAGAGACAGGGCTGTTCAAATAACTATCCCATTTGCCAAGAGAAACTATCATGCTCAACAGTCGACCACGCTATCAGTATTGATAGGTGAATGGTAGTATCAAAATTTTACTTGTGTGACAACGACGCCCTTGTCAGCATATGTTTCGCAAAGCTTGTTTTGACGTGAGTTTATTCACTCGTCTATTCACTCTTCCCTTAAATTAAGGCTGATAAACGAATCAGCGATGGACCATGGAAGAATGGCAAAGCCGTGTTTTGTCAGCCTAATATTCGTTGAACTCGGGGGCGGATATCGCAGAAGAATAAGGTGTACAATTTGTGTTTGTTATCGTTGCAACTTCTAATGAGGCCCGTTTGTTTGCATAAATTGGCAACTGCTTTAGAGTAGGGCTTTTGAAATGTAATTCGTAGGCATGCACCCTATAAAAATTGGCAATGGCCACCTTCTCCCCAGCACTATTCATTTTTTTCACCATTTGgcctctctttctctctcacaCATCTGTCACAAGCGCACCAGAAGCCATAACCTTCCCTCAAAGCCTGCCTTCTCTCGTCTCTGGGCATCTTCATGTTGACATACGAAATCGTCAATTCCTCTCCAGGCTGAATCCCATGACGGGCAAGGATGGTGAGCTTGTTCGAGACTTTATCGCCGGCTTGGATGGGGGGAGGTAGATCAACAGGAAGAGTTTCCTGCGTTGGGGGTGTATACGATTTGGGGAGATTTCGCACTTGGATGTTTGGCTCACAAGAGTGGTTCAGATGCGCGTGCAGCGCATACAATCCACCAGAATCCTCCTGATTCAAACCAACCAAGCCTAATAATTCTAGGAAACTTTCAAATGAAAACCACCTCTTgacctctttctctgtcAGAGGCACAGGTCTGAATCGACGAGGGTGTTGGGAGATGAGCAAGCGTTGAAAAGATTTGTAATTTTCGtgagttggagaagggttAAGGACGTTAATAAGCATGATATGGATGAGATgccattcttccatccgaGCTTTTGAGATGTAACTCCTATTCAAACCCCATCGGTTCAGTTAAAACGAGATTATAAACGCAGATCACCTACCATTCTCGACgctccatttcctttctcttttggCTAACCCTAGCCATCCCCTTCCAgatcctcttttccatctcctccgcTTTGCCTTTAGCACCCCATTCCCTCTCGCCCCTCCACCTGGCCAAAATCTTGGCGACACCTTCAACGCTCCTCTCGCCTCGCTTCCTAATGAAATCCATCAGGCTACTTGCATCTGGATTGAGTCCCGGGCAAAGAAGGGGTAGATGcgaagacgagagagaTTTGGTATAGCATAGACGGTTGCAAAAGTGGGCGGTGATGCAGTGCGGGCAAGGGACAGATAAAGGTGGTGATGGGCGAgcgaaaagggaaaagcaTTGGGAGCACATCATGGATTGGGTCAAGAGAGAGTAATGTCCGCTGCTCAAGCATTTCGTCATCAGTTTCCTTCTTTTATATCAcgtttccatctccatcacccACCCCACCCCTCTCAACgccctcgtccttctctcatctctgtCTTGCCTACTCTATTTTGTGAAACTTACGGATCAGAAGTGACAATCCAAGGCTCCTCCTGCCACAGCATTTCGCCTTGCTTCAATCCTTCTTTTGCGACCAACCCCTTACCCTTTCCCCCGGCAAACATtttcacctccactttcgGCGCGATACTCTTCACATCGATGGAAGGGTCAAGGCCTGTATCAGCCACGAGCGCCTTTTCACTTGGATCGGCTTCACCGTCTCCAGGAGATGGTGCAAGTTGAAGAGCCTTTCGAAATCGTTTTTCAGATACGGCCCATTCAGGATGATCAACCTTGAGCTGGGCGAGAAGTTTGAGGATGCCTTTGTCTGGGTGATTTTCTCGAAGTGACGCaagagctggaaggagaATATCAtcggaaggagagataGCCGCTTCTGCAGTAAGGTCCGTCATGTTAATCTTGCGTCGAGACGAAATGCAGCAGTGTAATAAAGCGACGTCTCGTCGAGACTTCTTTTGGTTCGCTGGCAGTGTAAGTTGCacgaaaagcaaaaagggTTGAAAATGAAATCGTGACGCAACAACATCCAACCTCAACACTCTTGTTTTGAAATGAGTTGTGATTCCATATAACCATGAACATTTAACCACTACGCTATGCGTACAAGCATCGCAACATTCGCCTATGCAATAAGATCCCAAAAGCACTTTTTTCATATTAATACTACTTCCACACCCTTCTTACATCATACCGGGCATGCCGCCCATGCCGCCCATACCGCCCATGCCCATACCAGCAGGAGGAGTCTTCTCCTCGGCATCAACAACACAGGCCTCGCTGGTTGTCAACAAGCTAGCAACACCAGAAGCGTCGACGAGGGCAGTCCTGACGACCTTCAAGGGGTCGAGGATACCGGCAGCGATCATGTCTCGGTACTGAGAAGTCTGGGCGTCGTAACCCCAGTTGAACTTTTCGGGGGCAGCGTACTCATCGGAAAGAAGTCGACCGACGACGACGGAACCCTCCTCACCGGCGTTCTCAACGATGGTTCGGACGGGTCGTCGGATAGCCTGTCGGATCATGGAGATACCGAGCTTCTGGTCAAAGTTGTCGACGGCAATGTCCTCAAGTGCGGTAGAGGCTTTCTGTGTAGATATGTCAGTGCATTTGCCCAAAGAACAtttgcttttctttttttcttaaAATAAAATAGAATACGAAGAGTGCGACTTACAAGAAGCGCGGTACCACCACCGGGGACGATACCCTCCTCAACAGCGGCACGGGTGGCGTTGAGAGCATCGTCGTAcctgtccttcttctctccaaccTCAACCTCGCTAGAGCCACCAACCTTGATAACGGCAACACCGCCACCGAGCTTGGCCAATCGCTCCTGGAGCTTGGTCCTGTCGTAGTCAGAAGTAGTAGAGTCGTTGATCAAAGCTCGGATCTGCTCGCATCGAGACTGAATGAGGCTCTTGTCACCCTCACCGTTGAGGATAATGGTGTCCTCCTTGGTGATAGTAACGGAGCCAGTGGTACCGAACATGTCGGGGGTGGCCTTCTCAAGCTTGACGTCGAGTTCGTCAGTGAAGACGGTACCGCCGGTGAGGATGGCAATGTCACCGAGGATAGACTTTCGGTTGTCGCCGAATCCGGGGGCCTTGACGGCAGCGACGGAGAGCTGACCTCGAAgcttgttgaggatgatagCAGCAAGAGCCTCACCGTCAATGTCCTCGGCAATGATCAACAAAGGTCGACGGGTTTGGGCGGCAATTTcgagggaaggaaggatgtCCTGAAGGGCAgagatcttcttctcggagaggagaatgaagggctTCTCGAGCTCAACACGCTGGTTCTTGGTGTCGGTGATGAGGTAAGGGGAAATGAAGCCTCGGTCGAATCGCATACCCTCGGTAATCTCAATCTCGTCGTCAATGGTTCGGCCCTCCTTGACGGTGATGACACCCTCCTTGCCGACCTGCTCCATAGCCTGAGCGATAATGGCACCGACGTGAGTGTCACCGTTGGCAGAGATGGTGGCGACCTAGCATTTAGTTTGAATCGTCAGCTCGAttccgcttcttccaaaaatAAACAGTCCTTTCAACATACCTGGGCAATCTCCTCAGAAGTGGTGATGACCTTCTTGTTGGCAACAAGGACCTCGAGGACCTTGTCGACAGCCTTCTGTGCAC
This DNA window, taken from Cryptococcus deuterogattii R265 chromosome 3, complete sequence, encodes the following:
- a CDS encoding putative protein lysine methyltransferase SET5: MTDLTAEAAISPSDDILLPALASLRENHPDKGILKLLAQLKVDHPEWAVSEKRFRKALQLAPSPGDGEADPSEKALVADTGLDPSIDVKSIAPKVEVKMFAGGKGKGLVAKEGLKQGEMLWQEEPWIVTSDPGHYSLLTQSMMCSQCFSLFARPSPPLSVPCPHCITAHFCNRLCYTKSLSSSHLPLLCPGLNPDASSLMDFIRKRGERSVEGVAKILARWRGEREWGAKGKAEEMEKRIWKGMARVSQKRKEMERREWSYISKARMEEWHLIHIMLINVLNPSPTHENYKSFQRLLISQHPRRFRPVPLTEKEVKRWFSFESFLELLGLVGLNQEDSGGLYALHAHLNHSCEPNIQVRNLPKSYTPPTQETLPVDLPPPIQAGDKVSNKLTILARHGIQPGEELTISYVNMKMPRDERRQALREGYGFWCACDRCVREKERPNGEKNE
- a CDS encoding hsp60-like protein; the protein is MNPLRSRAALPRPARLIQNAAVQKRTFASKDVVFGNDARQGMLKGVDILAKAVSATLGPKGRTVIIGQSFGGPKITKDGVSVAKAITLKDPVENLGARLVQDVASKTNDTAGDGTTTATVLARAIYSEGVKNVAAGCNPMDLRRGAQKAVDKVLEVLVANKKVITTSEEIAQVATISANGDTHVGAIIAQAMEQVGKEGVITVKEGRTIDDEIEITEGMRFDRGFISPYLITDTKNQRVELEKPFILLSEKKISALQDILPSLEIAAQTRRPLLIIAEDIDGEALAAIILNKLRGQLSVAAVKAPGFGDNRKSILGDIAILTGGTVFTDELDVKLEKATPDMFGTTGSVTITKEDTIILNGEGDKSLIQSRCEQIRALINDSTTSDYDRTKLQERLAKLGGGVAVIKVGGSSEVEVGEKKDRYDDALNATRAAVEEGIVPGGGTALLKASTALEDIAVDNFDQKLGISMIRQAIRRPVRTIVENAGEEGSVVVGRLLSDEYAAPEKFNWGYDAQTSQYRDMIAAGILDPLKVVRTALVDASGVASLLTTSEACVVDAEEKTPPAGMGMGGMGGMGGMPGMM